In the Pseudomonas sp. DTU_2021_1001937_2_SI_NGA_ILE_001 genome, one interval contains:
- a CDS encoding Yip1 family protein — protein MINHVWGLFTHPQREWRAIGQEDESIGHLYLTHTLVLAAIPPICAFIGTTQVGWVIDDRPAVLLTPGSALTMALLSYLTMLAGVAVMGGFIHWMARTYDANPTLARCVAFATYTATPLFIGGLAALYPHLWLGMLAGTAAIAYTVYLLYTGLPTFMRVPPEEGFMFASAVLSVGLVVLVAIMAFTVVLWGLGAGPQYIA, from the coding sequence GTGATCAATCATGTCTGGGGCCTGTTCACCCATCCGCAACGCGAATGGCGGGCCATCGGCCAGGAAGACGAGAGCATCGGCCACCTGTACCTGACCCATACCCTGGTGCTGGCGGCCATCCCGCCGATCTGTGCGTTCATCGGCACCACGCAGGTCGGCTGGGTCATCGACGACCGCCCGGCGGTGCTGCTGACCCCGGGTAGCGCGCTGACGATGGCCTTGCTGTCGTACCTGACCATGCTCGCCGGGGTCGCGGTGATGGGCGGGTTCATCCACTGGATGGCGCGCACCTACGATGCCAATCCCACCCTGGCGCGCTGCGTCGCCTTTGCCACTTACACCGCGACACCCTTGTTCATCGGCGGCCTGGCGGCGCTCTATCCGCACCTGTGGCTGGGCATGCTGGCCGGGACGGCGGCCATCGCCTACACGGTGTACCTGCTGTACACCGGCCTGCCGACGTTCATGAGGGTCCCGCCCGAGGAAGGCTTCATGTTCGCCAGTGCGGTGCTCTCGGTGGGGCTGGTGGTCCTGGTGGCGATCATGGCCTTTACCGTGGTGCTCTGGGGCCTGGGGGCCGGCCCGCAGTACATCGCCTGA
- a CDS encoding dicarboxylate/amino acid:cation symporter, whose product MTTRQPIYKSLYFQVIVAIVIGILIGHFYPQTGEALKPLGDGFIKLIKMVIAPIIFCTVVSGIAGMQNMKSIGKTGGYALLYFEIVSTLALIIGLIVVNVVQPGVGMNIDPATLDASKIAAYVTASKDQSVIGFILNVIPNTIVGAFANGDILQVLMFSVIFGFALHRLGAYGRPVLDFIDRFAHVMFNIINMIMKLAPIGAFGAMAFTIGKYGVGTLVQLGQLMICFYITCFLFVMLVLGAICRAHGFTISKVIRYIREELLIVLGTSSSESALPRMLIKMERLGANKSVVGLVIPTGYSFNLDGTSIYLTMAAVFIAQATNTHMDITHQITLLLVLLLSSKGAAGVTGSGFIVLAATLSAVGHLPVAGLALILGIDRFMSEARALTNLVGNAVATLVVAKWVGELDNDKLQAELASGGSALVDPRPADDLGVAEGAAPASLSKPNV is encoded by the coding sequence ATGACGACTCGTCAGCCTATCTACAAATCCCTGTACTTCCAGGTCATCGTGGCCATCGTGATCGGTATCCTGATCGGTCACTTCTATCCGCAGACCGGTGAAGCCCTGAAGCCCCTGGGCGACGGCTTCATCAAGCTGATCAAAATGGTCATCGCCCCCATCATCTTCTGTACCGTCGTCAGTGGCATCGCCGGCATGCAGAACATGAAGTCGATCGGCAAGACCGGCGGTTACGCGCTGCTGTACTTCGAAATCGTTTCCACCCTCGCGCTGATCATTGGCCTGATCGTGGTCAACGTCGTCCAGCCTGGCGTGGGTATGAACATCGACCCGGCCACCCTCGACGCCTCGAAGATCGCTGCCTATGTCACGGCCAGTAAGGACCAGAGCGTCATTGGCTTCATCCTCAACGTGATCCCGAACACCATCGTCGGTGCCTTCGCCAACGGCGACATCCTGCAGGTGCTGATGTTCTCGGTGATCTTCGGCTTCGCCCTGCATCGCCTGGGCGCCTACGGCCGTCCGGTGCTGGACTTCATCGATCGCTTCGCCCATGTGATGTTCAACATCATCAACATGATCATGAAGCTGGCTCCTATCGGTGCCTTCGGTGCCATGGCCTTCACCATCGGCAAGTACGGCGTGGGCACCCTGGTGCAGCTCGGCCAGCTGATGATCTGCTTCTACATCACCTGCTTCCTGTTCGTGATGCTGGTACTGGGCGCCATCTGCCGTGCGCACGGTTTCACCATCTCCAAGGTGATCCGCTACATTCGTGAAGAGCTGCTGATCGTCCTGGGTACTTCCTCTTCGGAATCGGCCCTGCCACGCATGCTGATCAAGATGGAACGCCTGGGTGCCAACAAGTCGGTGGTGGGTCTGGTCATTCCGACCGGCTACTCCTTCAACCTTGACGGTACTTCGATCTACCTGACCATGGCGGCGGTGTTCATTGCCCAGGCCACCAACACCCATATGGACATCACCCACCAGATCACTCTGCTGCTGGTGCTGCTGCTGTCCTCCAAGGGGGCTGCCGGTGTCACCGGTAGCGGCTTCATCGTCCTGGCAGCCACCCTGTCGGCGGTGGGTCACCTGCCGGTGGCCGGCCTGGCGCTGATCCTGGGTATCGACCGCTTCATGTCTGAAGCCCGCGCCCTGACCAACCTGGTCGGCAACGCCGTGGCTACCCTGGTGGTCGCCAAGTGGGTGGGCGAGCTGGACAACGACAAGCTGCAGGCCGAGCTGGCCTCCGGTGGTTCGGCGCTGGTCGACCCGCGTCCGGCAGACGACCTGGGTGTCGCTGAAGGTGCCGCGCCTGCCAGCCTGAGCAAGCCAAACGTCTGA
- a CDS encoding SprT family zinc-dependent metalloprotease, whose translation MPELLKSRVETCYQQAEAFFKRPFKRPQVSFKLRGQKAGVAHLHENMLRFNPQLYRENRDDFLRQTVPHEVAHLIAHQLFGSHIQPHGEEWQLIMRGVYDLPPNRCHSYAVQRRLVTRYIYRCPCPESDFPFTAQRHRLVAQGRRYLCRRCRQTLVFSGETRIE comes from the coding sequence ATGCCCGAGTTACTGAAGTCCCGCGTCGAAACCTGTTACCAACAAGCCGAAGCCTTTTTCAAACGCCCCTTCAAGCGCCCGCAGGTGAGCTTCAAGCTGCGCGGCCAGAAGGCCGGTGTCGCGCACCTGCACGAGAACATGCTGCGCTTCAATCCGCAGCTGTACCGTGAGAACCGCGACGACTTCCTGCGCCAGACCGTCCCCCACGAGGTGGCTCACCTGATCGCTCACCAACTGTTCGGCAGCCATATCCAGCCCCACGGCGAGGAATGGCAGTTGATCATGCGCGGGGTCTACGACCTGCCCCCCAACCGCTGCCACAGCTATGCCGTGCAGCGCCGCCTGGTGACCCGCTACATCTACCGCTGCCCTTGCCCGGAAAGCGACTTTCCGTTCACCGCACAGCGCCATCGCCTGGTTGCCCAAGGCCGTCGCTACCTGTGCCGACGCTGTCGGCAGACCCTGGTGTTCAGTGGCGAAACCCGTATCGAATGA